One genomic region from Deinococcus apachensis DSM 19763 encodes:
- a CDS encoding winged helix-turn-helix domain-containing protein: MTDPRQAAILTDPTGKAFFAPFLARDRTVGEAADIVGCALNTMLYRVKVMLAAGLLKVVEVRPRGGRSIKVYRSVHDAYFVPFGVTPYATLEERVAAQGRPLFARLTSAYAAALHAHGLSGNALLLGENGAVWTTDLPPEVMPDGRPLVFSDMTVHLEDARAHQAARQLSGAFREAVQAEQPSSPGQASGYVMMVALIPLQK; this comes from the coding sequence GTGACCGACCCTCGCCAGGCCGCAATCCTGACGGACCCGACGGGCAAGGCGTTCTTCGCGCCCTTCCTGGCCCGGGACCGCACGGTCGGGGAGGCCGCCGACATCGTGGGCTGCGCGCTGAACACGATGCTCTACCGGGTCAAGGTCATGCTGGCGGCGGGCCTCCTGAAGGTGGTGGAGGTGAGGCCCCGGGGGGGGCGGTCGATCAAGGTCTACCGCTCGGTCCACGACGCCTACTTCGTGCCGTTCGGCGTCACGCCCTACGCCACGCTGGAGGAGCGGGTGGCCGCGCAGGGCAGGCCGCTGTTCGCCCGGCTGACCTCCGCCTACGCGGCGGCGCTCCACGCCCACGGCCTTTCCGGCAACGCACTCCTGCTGGGTGAGAACGGGGCGGTGTGGACGACGGACCTGCCGCCGGAAGTCATGCCCGACGGCAGGCCGCTCGTGTTCTCGGACATGACCGTGCATCTGGAAGACGCGCGGGCGCACCAGGCCGCGCGTCAACTGTCCGGCGCGTTCCGGGAGGCTGTTCAGGCCGAGCAGCCCTCATCCCCCGGCCAAGCCAGCGGGTACGTGATGATGGTGGCGCTCATCCCGCTTCAGAAGTAG
- a CDS encoding SDR family NAD(P)-dependent oxidoreductase: protein MTQTQKTTLTRTALVTGASGGIGEALARGLATRGIDVILVARTESKLQALARELEAAHGVRAFPVPLDLTLPDAGERLEREVGELGLTVDFLVNNAGFASYGEFITSDPGHERDMIQVNVVTLTDLTRRFLPGMVARGRGRVLNVASTAAFMPGPLMAVYYATKAYVLSFSEALNEEVRGSGVNVTALCPGPVETGFQSRARLEESRLLQGREIMGPGEVAREGIDAMLRGQAVRVVGRANQLLALTPRFLPRALVPGLVKRAQDRAH from the coding sequence ATGACCCAGACACAGAAGACGACACTCACCCGCACCGCCCTCGTCACGGGCGCGAGTGGCGGCATCGGTGAAGCCCTGGCCCGCGGGCTCGCCACCCGAGGAATCGACGTCATCCTGGTTGCCCGCACGGAGAGCAAGCTTCAGGCCCTGGCGCGCGAGCTGGAGGCGGCCCACGGGGTCCGGGCCTTTCCCGTCCCGCTCGACCTGACCCTGCCGGACGCGGGGGAGCGGCTGGAGCGCGAGGTCGGGGAGCTGGGCCTGACGGTCGATTTTCTGGTGAACAACGCGGGGTTCGCCTCCTACGGCGAGTTCATCACCAGCGACCCGGGGCACGAGCGGGACATGATCCAGGTCAACGTGGTGACCCTGACCGACCTGACCCGCCGCTTCCTGCCCGGCATGGTGGCGCGCGGCCGGGGCCGGGTGCTGAACGTGGCGAGCACCGCCGCGTTCATGCCCGGGCCGCTGATGGCCGTGTACTACGCCACCAAGGCCTACGTGCTCAGCTTCTCCGAGGCGCTGAACGAGGAGGTGCGCGGCAGCGGCGTGAACGTCACGGCGCTCTGCCCCGGGCCCGTCGAGACGGGCTTCCAGTCGCGCGCCCGCCTAGAGGAGAGCCGACTGCTCCAGGGCCGCGAGATCATGGGTCCCGGGGAGGTGGCCCGCGAGGGGATCGACGCCATGCTGCGCGGTCAGGCCGTGCGGGTGGTGGGCCGGGCGAATCAGCTCCTCGCGCTTACGCCCCGGTTCCTGCCGCGCGCCCTCGTCCCCGGCCTGGTTAAGCGGGCGCAGGACCGGGCGCACTGA
- a CDS encoding TetR/AcrR family transcriptional regulator gives MVIQTRARTPESKLERRGRILDEALTLWQERRYPDVTLADIAARVGLTKPALFAYFATKEELFLSLYERLLGEWFDALDRHLRLGGTHTPPSLATLLATLITERPALARLIPLLAGLLEHNVSATRAAEHKTWVASRLAVTAPLLEAALPGLPGGSGPALLTYTQALVAGLQPLSEPSPAVREALATTGLGALHVDFAAALRESLTALLRGMVQTTEEGDR, from the coding sequence GTGGTTATCCAGACTCGTGCCCGCACGCCGGAGTCCAAGCTGGAGCGGCGGGGGCGCATTCTCGACGAGGCGCTGACCCTGTGGCAGGAGCGGCGCTACCCGGACGTGACGCTGGCGGATATCGCAGCGCGGGTGGGCCTGACCAAGCCCGCGCTGTTCGCCTATTTCGCCACCAAAGAAGAGTTGTTCCTGAGCCTGTACGAGCGCCTGCTGGGGGAATGGTTCGACGCGCTCGACCGGCACCTGCGCCTGGGCGGGACCCACACGCCGCCCAGCCTCGCCACGCTGCTCGCCACCCTGATCACCGAGCGGCCTGCGCTCGCCCGCCTGATCCCGCTGCTGGCCGGGCTGCTCGAACACAACGTCTCCGCAACTCGGGCCGCCGAGCACAAAACCTGGGTCGCCTCGCGGCTGGCGGTGACCGCACCCCTGCTGGAGGCGGCCCTGCCCGGACTGCCGGGGGGGAGCGGCCCCGCCCTCCTCACGTACACCCAGGCCCTCGTCGCGGGGCTGCAACCCCTGAGCGAGCCCTCCCCCGCCGTGCGGGAGGCGCTGGCGACGACGGGACTGGGCGCCCTGCACGTGGACTTCGCGGCCGCGTTGAGAGAGAGTCTGACGGCGCTCCTCCGCGGTATGGTCCAAACTACGGAGGAAGGCGACCGATGA
- a CDS encoding FAD-binding protein: protein MTEQRNWAGNYTYHAANWHCPRGVEEVQEQVRRAERVKVLGSRHSFNGIADTGATMLSLEHLNRVVSLDREQGTVTVEGGIRYGELSRFLHGQGYALPNLASLPHISVAGACATATHGSGDRVGNLATAVSSLELVTADGEIVTVSRDGDPETFPGMVVGLGGLGVVTRLTLDVIPTFEMRQDVYENLALEALEDHFDAVMSSADSVSLFTDWRHPRFYQVWLKRRVTGRAPLEPPREWFGAVPAPQDRHPIPGISPVNCTPQMGVPGPWHERLPHFRLEYTPSSGEELQSEYLVPRQHALAAFRAIHALSEQMAPLLQVSEVRSVAADDLWMSPFYRQPCVGIHFTWYRDEAAVRAFLPRLEAALAPFGARPHWGKVFTVAPEVLPGLFGKLPDFRRLLERSDPRGKFRNAFLDRYIFGEMEPGTT, encoded by the coding sequence ATGACCGAGCAGCGGAACTGGGCGGGCAACTACACGTACCACGCGGCGAACTGGCACTGTCCCCGCGGCGTGGAGGAGGTGCAGGAACAGGTCCGCCGCGCCGAGAGGGTGAAGGTGCTGGGCTCCCGGCATTCCTTCAACGGCATCGCGGATACTGGCGCGACCATGCTCTCGCTGGAACACCTGAACCGCGTCGTGTCACTCGACCGCGAGCAGGGCACCGTGACGGTCGAGGGCGGAATCCGGTACGGGGAACTCAGCCGCTTCCTGCACGGCCAGGGCTACGCGCTGCCCAACCTGGCCTCGCTGCCGCACATCTCGGTGGCGGGCGCGTGCGCGACGGCGACGCACGGCTCGGGGGACCGGGTGGGCAACCTCGCCACGGCCGTCTCCAGCCTGGAACTCGTCACGGCGGACGGAGAGATCGTCACCGTCTCCCGCGACGGGGACCCGGAAACCTTTCCCGGCATGGTCGTCGGGCTGGGGGGCCTCGGCGTGGTCACCCGGCTGACGCTGGACGTGATCCCCACCTTCGAGATGCGGCAGGACGTGTACGAGAACCTGGCGCTGGAGGCTTTGGAGGACCACTTCGACGCCGTCATGTCGAGTGCCGACAGCGTCAGCCTGTTCACCGACTGGCGGCACCCACGCTTCTATCAGGTCTGGCTCAAGCGGCGAGTGACGGGGCGGGCCCCCCTCGAGCCTCCGCGCGAATGGTTCGGCGCCGTGCCCGCCCCGCAGGACCGGCATCCCATCCCCGGCATCTCGCCCGTGAACTGCACCCCCCAGATGGGCGTGCCCGGACCCTGGCACGAGCGCCTGCCGCACTTCCGGCTGGAGTACACCCCCAGCAGCGGCGAGGAACTGCAAAGCGAGTACCTCGTGCCCCGCCAGCATGCCCTCGCCGCCTTCCGGGCCATCCATGCTTTGAGCGAGCAGATGGCGCCCCTCCTGCAAGTCTCGGAGGTCCGGAGTGTCGCTGCCGACGACCTGTGGATGAGCCCCTTCTACCGGCAGCCCTGCGTCGGCATCCACTTCACGTGGTACCGGGACGAGGCGGCGGTCCGGGCCTTCCTCCCGCGGCTGGAGGCGGCCCTCGCCCCCTTCGGTGCCCGCCCCCACTGGGGCAAGGTGTTCACGGTGGCCCCCGAGGTGCTGCCCGGACTGTTCGGGAAGCTGCCGGACTTCCGGCGCCTGCTGGAGAGGTCCGACCCCCGGGGCAAGTTCCGCAACGCCTTTCTGGACCGGTACATCTTCGGGGAGATGGAACCCGGCACCACCTGA
- a CDS encoding MBL fold metallo-hydrolase: MLEYRTFGANTYLLRTGDGPLLVDSGLGRTQEQVLAWAREEGVRAVLLTHHHPDHAGGARHLWESLALPIYAHPLDVPYLTGDLPRPPLGIPVLGRLMKFPVPPVPRAALQTLEEGDSLMGWQVVHLPGHAPGQIGLMREGVMIAADAVGSRRGRAALPPGFLNEDQEQTRRTVRKIANLEPREVYVGHGSVLTGGDVRTLAERLGV; encoded by the coding sequence ATGCTCGAATACCGGACCTTCGGCGCCAACACCTATCTCCTGCGGACCGGGGACGGGCCCCTCCTGGTGGACAGCGGCCTGGGCCGGACTCAGGAGCAGGTGCTCGCCTGGGCGCGCGAGGAGGGGGTCCGGGCCGTCCTCCTCACGCACCACCATCCCGACCACGCGGGCGGCGCGCGGCACCTGTGGGAATCACTCGCCCTGCCCATCTACGCGCACCCGCTGGACGTGCCGTACCTGACGGGCGACCTTCCCCGGCCACCGCTGGGCATCCCGGTGCTGGGGCGGCTCATGAAGTTCCCCGTGCCCCCGGTGCCGCGCGCCGCCCTCCAGACGCTGGAGGAGGGTGACTCGCTGATGGGCTGGCAGGTGGTGCATCTGCCGGGCCACGCTCCGGGGCAGATCGGCTTGATGCGTGAGGGGGTCATGATCGCGGCGGACGCCGTGGGCTCGCGGCGGGGCCGGGCCGCCCTGCCCCCGGGCTTCCTGAACGAGGACCAGGAGCAGACCCGGCGCACGGTCCGCAAGATCGCCAACCTGGAGCCGCGGGAGGTGTATGTCGGGCACGGCTCCGTTCTCACGGGCGGGGACGTGCGGACGCTGGCGGAGCGGCTGGGCGTGTGA
- a CDS encoding ABC transporter substrate-binding protein has translation MKRLGLPLSLLLLSGLAGAQKTTLTIESWRNDDLKVWRDSIIPAFEKQYPNIHVVFSPTAPTEYNAVVEAKLKAGTAGDLITCRPFDKSLELYQAKRLVSLNNLPGLKNFDAVAKAAWSTDDGKTTFCVPMASVIHGFLYNKALFKELGLSAPTTEAAFLSTLAKIKQGGKYAPLVMGTKDQWESATMGYQNIGPTLWEGEKGRKGLISGTAQYNKGGFLQAFTSLAKWKDYLPQGYQALAYPDAQNLFAQGRGVIYPAGSWDIGTFRQMNPGLELGAFPPYSIAGKKCVIDDHPDIGMGINAASKNQAAARTFLNWVASDAFASLYANALPGFFPLANVKYTVKDPVAQEFLKWRSQCGKSFRSSYQILSRNANPNNENDLWNVSSQVLNGSMTPQAAANMVQKNLASWYAPQKGK, from the coding sequence ATGAAACGTCTGGGTCTGCCGCTTTCCCTCCTGCTCCTGTCCGGCCTGGCCGGGGCGCAGAAGACCACCCTCACCATCGAGAGTTGGCGCAACGACGACCTCAAGGTCTGGCGCGACAGCATCATCCCGGCGTTCGAGAAGCAGTACCCGAACATCCATGTGGTCTTCTCGCCGACCGCCCCCACTGAGTACAACGCCGTGGTCGAGGCCAAGCTCAAGGCGGGCACGGCGGGCGACCTGATCACCTGCCGCCCCTTCGACAAGAGCCTGGAGCTGTACCAGGCTAAGCGGCTCGTCAGCCTGAATAATCTGCCCGGGCTGAAGAACTTCGACGCGGTCGCCAAGGCCGCCTGGTCCACCGACGACGGCAAGACCACCTTCTGCGTGCCGATGGCCTCGGTGATCCACGGCTTCCTGTACAACAAGGCGCTCTTCAAGGAGCTGGGGCTGAGCGCGCCCACCACCGAGGCGGCCTTCCTGAGCACCCTCGCCAAGATCAAGCAGGGCGGCAAGTACGCCCCGCTGGTGATGGGCACCAAGGACCAGTGGGAGTCGGCCACGATGGGCTATCAGAACATCGGCCCGACGCTCTGGGAGGGGGAAAAGGGCCGCAAGGGACTGATCAGCGGGACGGCGCAGTACAACAAGGGCGGCTTCCTCCAGGCGTTCACCTCGCTGGCGAAGTGGAAGGACTACCTGCCGCAGGGCTACCAGGCGCTCGCCTACCCCGACGCGCAGAACCTCTTCGCGCAGGGGCGCGGCGTGATCTACCCGGCGGGCAGCTGGGACATCGGCACCTTCCGGCAGATGAACCCGGGGCTGGAGCTGGGGGCCTTCCCCCCGTACTCCATCGCCGGGAAGAAATGCGTGATCGACGACCACCCCGACATCGGCATGGGCATCAACGCGGCGAGCAAGAACCAGGCGGCGGCGCGGACCTTCCTGAACTGGGTGGCGTCCGACGCCTTTGCCAGCCTGTACGCAAACGCCCTGCCCGGCTTCTTCCCGCTGGCGAACGTGAAGTACACGGTGAAGGACCCCGTCGCGCAGGAGTTCCTGAAGTGGCGCTCCCAGTGCGGCAAGAGCTTCCGCTCGTCGTACCAGATCCTGTCGCGCAACGCCAACCCGAACAACGAGAACGACCTGTGGAACGTCTCCTCGCAGGTGCTCAACGGCAGCATGACGCCGCAGGCCGCCGCCAACATGGTGCAGAAGAACCTGGCGTCCTGGTACGCGCCGCAGAAGGGCAAGTAG
- a CDS encoding carbohydrate ABC transporter permease, producing the protein MAHTSLSSTPSYTRVKRRRPFPWHIAVFLAPAVLIYTVVMIYPILSSLWLSLNNQAGGRAAFVGLANYQKLLGSELYAQPLWNALRNNVVFFLIHMLVQNPVGLLLAVLLSFRLRGSAVYRTLLFTPTVLSVVIIGFAWKLILNPAWGVQRALLTPLGLEHLDQPWLGLPNTALPTLSLISVWQNIGIPMLLFLAALVRIPDELYEAARLDGAGGWTIFRRIQLPLILPTVGIVSVLTFVGNFNAFDLIYSTQGAIAGPNFASDILGTLFYRTFFGYQLQPGDPYMGAAVAGVMLAVILAGLLVYLVAWQRRMTEVQL; encoded by the coding sequence ATGGCCCATACTTCCCTGTCCTCCACCCCGTCCTATACCCGCGTCAAGCGGCGCCGCCCCTTTCCCTGGCACATCGCCGTGTTCTTGGCGCCCGCCGTGCTGATCTACACGGTGGTGATGATCTACCCCATCCTGTCCTCGCTGTGGCTGTCGCTGAACAACCAGGCGGGGGGACGGGCGGCCTTCGTGGGGCTGGCGAACTACCAGAAGCTGCTGGGAAGTGAGCTGTACGCGCAGCCCCTGTGGAACGCGCTGCGGAACAACGTCGTGTTCTTCCTGATCCACATGCTCGTGCAGAATCCAGTGGGGCTGCTCCTCGCCGTGCTGCTAAGCTTCCGGCTGCGGGGGAGCGCGGTCTACCGCACCCTGCTCTTCACGCCGACGGTGCTGTCGGTGGTCATCATCGGCTTCGCGTGGAAGCTGATCCTGAATCCAGCGTGGGGGGTGCAACGCGCGCTGCTGACGCCGCTGGGACTGGAGCACCTCGACCAGCCGTGGCTGGGGCTGCCGAACACGGCGCTGCCGACCCTGTCGCTGATCAGCGTGTGGCAGAACATCGGCATCCCCATGCTGCTGTTCCTCGCCGCGCTCGTCCGCATTCCCGACGAGTTGTACGAGGCCGCGCGGCTGGACGGGGCGGGGGGCTGGACGATCTTCCGGCGTATCCAACTGCCGCTGATCCTGCCCACGGTGGGGATCGTCAGCGTGCTGACCTTCGTGGGGAACTTCAACGCCTTCGACCTGATCTACTCGACCCAGGGCGCCATCGCCGGGCCGAACTTCGCCTCGGACATCCTGGGAACGCTGTTTTACCGCACCTTCTTCGGCTACCAGCTCCAGCCCGGTGACCCCTACATGGGCGCGGCGGTGGCGGGCGTGATGCTCGCGGTGATCCTGGCGGGGCTGCTCGTCTACCTCGTGGCCTGGCAGCGGCGGATGACGGAGGTGCAGCTGTGA
- a CDS encoding carbohydrate ABC transporter permease has product MSAAGVPLLNRSSQVLGHLVLIFYSLLATLPTLLIIVNSFKDRLTIFSHPFAFPNGGTFTLDGYRTLASSANFPLFFLNSLLVTLGSLFLILLVSSMAAFALSEYRFRLNTLLGLYLSVGIMVPIRLGTVGILNLMVGLHLVNTLWALILVYTAQGIPLAVFVLTSFMRGVPRDLKEAARIDGASEYRIYGLTLPLIRPALGAVTAISMIPIWNDLWFPLILAPGERTKTIVLGASAFLGQFVNDYNAVLAALTLAIVPVVVLYVIFSRQLVSGITGGALK; this is encoded by the coding sequence GTGAGTGCCGCTGGCGTGCCGCTCCTGAACCGCTCCTCACAGGTGCTCGGCCATCTGGTGCTGATCTTCTACAGCCTGCTGGCAACACTGCCCACCCTGCTCATCATCGTCAATTCCTTCAAGGACCGGCTGACGATCTTCTCGCACCCCTTCGCCTTTCCCAACGGCGGCACCTTCACGCTGGACGGCTACCGGACGCTGGCGAGTTCGGCCAATTTTCCCCTGTTCTTCCTGAACAGCCTGCTCGTCACGCTGGGATCGCTCTTCCTGATCCTCCTCGTGAGCAGCATGGCGGCCTTCGCGCTCAGCGAGTACCGCTTCCGGCTGAACACGCTGCTGGGGCTGTACCTCTCCGTTGGGATCATGGTGCCCATCCGGCTGGGGACGGTCGGCATCCTGAACCTGATGGTGGGCCTGCACCTCGTTAACACGCTCTGGGCGCTGATCCTGGTGTACACGGCGCAGGGCATCCCACTCGCGGTCTTCGTGTTGACCTCCTTCATGCGCGGCGTGCCGCGTGACCTGAAGGAAGCCGCGCGGATCGACGGCGCGAGCGAGTACCGGATCTACGGGCTGACCCTACCGCTGATCCGCCCCGCCCTGGGGGCCGTGACGGCGATCTCCATGATCCCGATCTGGAACGACCTGTGGTTCCCGCTGATCCTCGCCCCCGGGGAGCGGACGAAGACCATCGTGCTGGGGGCGAGCGCCTTTCTGGGGCAGTTCGTGAACGATTACAACGCGGTGCTGGCGGCGCTGACCCTCGCCATCGTGCCCGTCGTGGTGCTGTACGTGATCTTCTCGCGGCAACTCGTCAGCGGCATTACCGGCGGGGCGCTGAAGTGA
- a CDS encoding Gfo/Idh/MocA family protein — protein sequence MSRPTVGLIGAGLMGRTHARGWGTLPGVLTCVYAPDERTQQFAAEFGLHPCAEVDELLERVDIVDLCTPTPTHGDLTVRAARVGCHVICEKPLALSLTEADEMSAACQSSGVRLFVAHVLRFFPQYRAAWERVQAGDIGEPRVLRLSRVGTPPTTGSWLLDESQSGGVPLDLMIHDLDYARWVAGEVGTVYAVESRQEERVMVQATLSHRGGAISLVEGGWAAPAGVFRTALDLAGTLGVIEWSSDAPSPLRSHGPLPPPLPQEGASLPALAGDPYAAELEHAYRAIEEGRPFLVEPEDARTALALSLAVRRSLGAGQPVPVEDA from the coding sequence GTGAGCCGCCCGACGGTCGGCCTGATCGGCGCGGGGTTGATGGGGCGGACCCATGCCCGGGGCTGGGGGACGCTGCCCGGTGTCCTGACGTGCGTGTACGCCCCAGACGAGAGGACTCAGCAGTTCGCCGCCGAGTTCGGCCTGCATCCCTGCGCGGAGGTGGACGAACTGCTGGAGCGGGTGGACATTGTGGACCTCTGCACGCCCACGCCGACGCACGGCGACCTCACCGTCCGGGCGGCGCGGGTGGGGTGCCACGTCATCTGCGAGAAACCGCTGGCCCTCTCGCTGACCGAGGCGGACGAGATGAGTGCGGCTTGCCAGTCATCGGGCGTTCGCCTTTTCGTCGCGCATGTCCTGCGGTTCTTTCCCCAGTACCGCGCGGCGTGGGAAAGGGTCCAGGCCGGGGACATCGGGGAGCCGCGCGTCCTGCGCCTGAGCCGGGTCGGGACGCCGCCCACGACCGGAAGCTGGCTACTCGACGAGTCGCAAAGCGGCGGCGTGCCCCTCGACCTCATGATTCACGACCTCGACTATGCGCGCTGGGTAGCGGGGGAGGTGGGGACGGTGTACGCGGTGGAGAGCCGTCAGGAGGAGCGGGTGATGGTCCAGGCGACCCTCTCGCACCGGGGCGGGGCGATCAGCCTGGTGGAGGGGGGCTGGGCCGCGCCCGCGGGGGTCTTCCGAACGGCCCTTGACCTGGCCGGAACCCTCGGCGTGATCGAGTGGAGTTCGGACGCTCCCTCACCATTACGATCACATGGTCCGTTACCCCCTCCCCTGCCCCAGGAGGGCGCTTCCCTCCCGGCCCTGGCGGGCGATCCCTACGCCGCCGAACTGGAACACGCCTACCGCGCCATCGAGGAGGGGCGGCCCTTCCTGGTCGAGCCGGAGGATGCCCGGACCGCCCTCGCGCTGAGCCTGGCCGTGCGGCGCAGCCTGGGAGCTGGTCAGCCCGTCCCCGTGGAGGATGCATGA
- a CDS encoding Gfo/Idh/MocA family protein — translation MTPVRLALLGVAHVHADAYATWLTTHPGVQPLGFSEEDPHLAAEFAARTGLAHLPLKQLLDAEPRGVIVCSETARHRPLVEAAAGVRAHVLCEKPIATTLEDARAMGEACARAGVGFRTAFPARFSPGVGQLHGMLQAGLLGNVLAYSGVNHSVCPDRERGWFSDPRLAGGGAGMDHIIHLADLLHLLGERVRGVYARLIPVPEWVLPEHAGVDAAGLVTLSLASGASATIDPSWSRPGSYPRWGHLRLDVTGTRGMQSLDVFAESLSVTGTTGRHWFGYGPDLNALMLADFLGLCTGEGPSLGADWNAGYEALRVVLAAYRSQEQGQAVRLGG, via the coding sequence ATGACCCCCGTTCGCCTCGCCCTGCTGGGGGTCGCGCACGTCCATGCGGACGCCTACGCCACGTGGCTCACGACCCACCCTGGCGTCCAGCCCCTCGGCTTCAGCGAGGAGGACCCGCACCTCGCCGCCGAGTTCGCGGCCCGGACGGGGCTGGCCCACCTGCCCCTGAAACAGCTTCTGGACGCGGAACCGCGGGGCGTCATCGTCTGTAGCGAGACCGCCCGGCACCGCCCGCTGGTCGAGGCTGCCGCCGGGGTCAGGGCGCACGTTCTGTGCGAGAAACCCATCGCCACCACGCTGGAGGACGCCCGGGCGATGGGCGAGGCCTGCGCGCGGGCTGGGGTGGGGTTCCGAACGGCCTTTCCGGCGAGGTTTTCCCCAGGGGTAGGGCAACTTCACGGGATGCTCCAGGCGGGTCTTTTGGGCAACGTCCTGGCCTACAGCGGCGTGAACCACAGCGTCTGCCCGGACCGGGAACGGGGCTGGTTCAGCGACCCGCGGCTCGCGGGTGGTGGGGCGGGGATGGACCACATCATCCACCTGGCCGACCTGCTGCACCTGCTCGGCGAGCGGGTGAGGGGCGTATATGCCCGGCTGATCCCCGTGCCGGAATGGGTCCTCCCGGAACACGCCGGGGTGGACGCGGCCGGGCTGGTGACCCTGAGCCTCGCCTCGGGAGCAAGCGCGACGATTGACCCCTCCTGGAGTCGACCGGGAAGCTATCCCCGCTGGGGACACCTGCGGCTCGACGTGACCGGCACCCGGGGCATGCAGAGCCTGGACGTGTTCGCCGAGTCGCTGAGCGTGACCGGGACGACCGGGCGGCACTGGTTCGGCTACGGCCCCGACCTGAATGCGCTCATGCTGGCCGACTTTCTGGGCCTCTGCACGGGCGAGGGGCCCTCTCTGGGGGCGGACTGGAACGCGGGGTATGAGGCGCTGCGGGTCGTCCTGGCCGCCTACCGGTCCCAGGAGCAGGGGCAGGCGGTCCGCCTGGGCGGGTGA
- a CDS encoding alpha/beta hydrolase — protein MTPGETFSAELLGAEQTGQEEGARAITLRTSRGDIDTRLHEPPEGPGGAGIVWVFGAGGGLGGPAGGLYARLASRLAPGGITSLRLDYRRPNHLAECTLDVLLGAAFLETLGITRLVLVGHSFGGAVVIGAGVNSDAVVGVAALSSQTYGAEAVAELSPRSLLLLHGGADEILPDSCSRLLYGRAGEPKELHLYPGCGHGLDACREEVDRDLLDWLRRTLPVPAGA, from the coding sequence GTGACACCGGGGGAAACGTTCAGTGCCGAGCTGCTGGGCGCCGAGCAGACCGGCCAGGAGGAGGGGGCGCGGGCCATCACCCTGCGGACCAGCCGGGGCGACATCGACACGCGGCTGCATGAGCCGCCGGAGGGTCCGGGGGGGGCGGGCATCGTGTGGGTCTTTGGAGCGGGCGGCGGCCTGGGCGGCCCGGCCGGGGGGCTCTATGCCCGCCTCGCCTCGCGGCTCGCCCCAGGGGGCATCACCTCGCTGCGCTTGGACTACCGGCGCCCCAACCATCTGGCTGAATGCACGCTGGACGTGCTGCTGGGCGCGGCCTTCCTGGAGACGCTGGGAATCACCCGCCTCGTGCTGGTCGGGCACTCTTTTGGCGGGGCTGTCGTCATTGGCGCGGGCGTGAACAGTGACGCCGTGGTGGGCGTGGCGGCGCTGAGCAGCCAGACCTACGGCGCGGAGGCGGTGGCCGAGCTGAGTCCCCGTTCGCTGCTGCTCCTGCACGGCGGCGCGGACGAGATTCTGCCGGACTCCTGCTCGCGCCTGCTGTACGGGCGGGCAGGCGAGCCGAAGGAGCTGCACCTGTACCCGGGGTGCGGGCACGGGCTGGACGCCTGCCGGGAGGAGGTGGACCGCGACCTGCTGGACTGGCTGCGCCGCACCCTGCCTGTCCCGGCGGGGGCCTGA